acatagctggtcaaatgtgggtgtattacactccctgcctcgaaaaaagaggaaataaaaagatgaaacaccatacatgtgcttggtattacacctttcactgtgtatgttgtagtacctacatgcaaacctactcctttcaattaatttgaaagaaatttagctcatagatggactatgcaacaaacatagctaactagcaattttaattaggcaccgactccaaaattggtatccaatatatacttgttatgtgaaattattttttggttttgagtggtttttgaaggcggtttaattttttgttaaaattatttttttgttaaaattatttttattattttcatttaattattaactcaAGTTTGTAAATGTTACAAAGCAACTAGGTAGTAACGGGCTATGTCTTTTACAAGATCTCATTGTTTAGAAAGTATGTTAAATTGAAAACTACttatttcaagatttttttgttcCTAATACTTTACTCGTCATAATAATATGGTTCTTTTACTAATTTGAAATGAGAAAGAAGAAATTACTAAGTGAATTCCTAAGTGAGGCTAAATGACGTATGCGCCTGCCATGTTCTTAAATAATGTTCGTAAATTCACTTCGTTGAGAATTCGCTCGCATGTCGTCAGTGTGAAGAGAGCCTGTGTTAATGTTAATGTACGTAttaattaatggtaataaatcttttaattcgtatgaaataaaataaaacacgtttGGGCGAtgcaaaagttatatttttattcaattaaaggGCACCTCAAATGGTACAAgcaaatataaatgtcattattataactaTGACAATGTGTGTATTTGTTCTATAAACTGAGATGGACAAGTCTTAAACAACGTTTCAAAGAACAGATGGTCGGGAAAATACAAATTTCGAagcaattcattttattttaactaaacataacaTCTTAGAAATGTTATGAAGGTTTTTGTgtgatttaaaaacattaattatcttatttacGGTAGCGCTCCACTGTATTACCGCTGACTTTAGTAATGTATCTATGTATGTGCCAACAAGACAATGATTTTGTAATCTGGTACTACATACAACAATACAGCAAGtgctttcataataaaaaaaaaaaattaaagtaaagaataaaaatgcaaGTGGTAACGACGTGTCCTTTCAAAGATTTTTCAACagttaaaaagaatatttgtgGTAAAATGTCTAAAACatgtcatttataaaaattgttatgtTAAGCTAAGAGAACAACAAGTTTTGcttctttcataaaaaaataatagaaacactTGCATTACAACTTTAAAAgtgtacaaattaattaacgGTGCACAGTACTTCGTAGTATTTCTTTGCAATTTCTTTACCTTTAAACGTCACGTACAAGTGTCCAAGGCTCGGCTGAatcttgaataaaaataaaatacaatgatacttttgtaaaaataataacaataagtaattattgctgggtatattaaatttattgaatgataaaatttaactaaaGATTTTTGGCTATCGATAGTAATTGAGTCTTCATTGGTATCATAGtccattttgaaataaactaaGAAAATTGATTCTTGCAATGaatcactttttatttcaaGGCCAATTTCAAGTAACACAATAAACTAAAACTGAAAGAAGTTTAAAAATCTTAACCACGATGGGATAAATGAAAAGTAAACCATTGAATGGATTTAgttaaaaaattgcatttaGGGAACCAAAAGACTACTACTATTCCGTAAACATTTGCAGGGCGCTTATATGGTTAATGAAAATAACGTGCGGAAAactataaaccaaaaaaaaattgtaggtctatgaagtctgccaacccgcactaggccagcgtggtggactgaagCCTACACCCTCTCAGTGAAGAGGAAGCTCGTGCAACGTACTCAGGAGTGGGCATTATACAATATAGAGccggtattattattaatttaaattgttaccTTTCCAGGTATCAGAAAGTTTTTTTCCTTTGCTCTGCCGATATACAGCGTCTCTCCTGATGCCGTCTTCCCACCAGGTACAGCCAGGGGGGGCACTTCACCGTTTCCCGCTGTGATCCATTGAATCTTATCACGAGGAGCGCAGCAGACCTGTGTAAGTAATGTCGAATGCTACAACTTCAGGTGTATTATTGAAACGGGTGTAACTAAACATGCGTTAGCGTGTCAAGCCAAATTCAAGCTAACAGCATGAAGAGCAGTACCGTGTGTAATATTACCCGAACCATTTGAACCGAACCATTGAAAGCCTATTTCACATAAACATGTCAAATTTCGATCATATATTGAAACTTGTGAGATAAATATATGCtctaaattttatatacacacctcaaatagttatttaaacattgaagtcaaaatatttaatgatttcttatgtttacgcgaatgttagacattgaaataaaactaaaaactatttaacggattttatcgcggttttttatatattattattttctcccgacgtttcgaagactttgcagccttcatggttacgggggggactgaggtgtttttcatccgtaaagtcaaagtcacaatatctacctacatttttcaaatatacaacttttttaaattttagctgttgacggtccgatctacgcagaatgagctcacagtgtcttgaggtctggcagctggtcttttgggatccgatttaattaaatgtagaacaggatcccaggcttgtgcaagcttccaaccatcttccctattgaaatttgggtgtttttcaatttcaatagcctcgcgaatcatcctaggcaggaatcggtgttctttggcaaggatttgtggcttgtctaatcgcaaataatgattggagcctccttcagaatgttcagcgactgcagacttcgtagagcgtcggtgtttcacgtcagctatatgttcttttacgcgggtccctatatttctttttgtttgtcctatataagagaggccacagttgcagtctatcttgtatacacccggttcttgcaaaggtatatggcacttgacaggtggtaaaaattgactaattttcttaggcggcttgaaataggtttttattgaagcactcctctcacatatggtagtacaaccggaacacgttcaactgtggctggtttcactcggtttctgtgacggcggcgtggaatttagagcttgttgtctcgcagtacttgcttgacatgttgcagctcagcggccaggtgtttctcgtcacagattcctcatGCTCTCTGAAataatgatttgcccacggtagctaactgttttggatggtggtgagattcaccgttcagatatttatcagtatgggtctgtttccgatacacagtatgacttaaggtctgatcaggattacgaatgactaaaacgtccaagaaagcaagagatttgttgtgttctaactccatagtgaattggattttattattgatggagttaaggtgatttaaaaatacagatactttgtccgatggtaaaattgtgaaagtatcatctacgtaccgtttgtaaaaccttggagagaccggtgatgttgtcagggctgtctcctcgaagtcctccatgaatatatcggcgactaccggagatataGGTGAGCCCATCGCTATaccctctacttgtacatagaactgatcattccacaacataatatagccagatgtaaggcagtgttggagtagttctgcatattccacaggtatgttattatctactaacttcttagacacaatcttgatgcaatcttgtaatggtaagctcgtgaagagagactggacatcaaaactgaccattgtttcattgtcagctaactgtatatttgaaaaatgtaggtagatattgtgactttgactttacggatgaacaacacctcagtcccccccgtgaccatgaaggctgcaaagtcttcgaaacgtcgggagaaaataataatatataaaaaaccgcgataaaatccgttagatagtttttagttttatttcaatgtcaaaatatttgtcatttttatcaTTGACTGACCTATTGACCAAAACTCTAACCCAGTTTGAGATGACGCAGAAAGTTCAAATTTGGCATCTAGATAGATAGTTGGATGAATACAAAGGAATAAATCAGAAACTAGTAgattattatcttttattatttttttaaattaatagagTCACTATTAGAAACACTTacttatatgaaatgaaattaaatgatttatttgaatctgtaaaatattataaattatttaaattccgtcaatattaactttaccaccGGTTCGGAAAGCTGTTCTTACCAGAgcttgctcttttcaaaatcagtttaaggtaaaggcTACATACAGTACATGATGAAGTGaggagagaaaaaaatacaattggttttttattgttgtttagagcagttcatttatatgctcgtaaaataaggaataaagtaatttaaattttcatatgactgcacaaccctctcaggaaacATGAGTGCCTTTTATATAAGGATCAGCAATCAAAATTGATGACAGCCGATCTTTGTGTGGACTTTTAAGTCTTCAGGTGAATATATAACGAGCGGAATACCACCCTTAATTTTTTACACGCTTCATATATTTAAAGCCCGCACGGGTGGCTTCGTGACGAGCCGACGGTGATgcgcgacaccgcgttccctgatttcgtgggggctaaatgagaccccctgacccttggtTAGCCTCAATTGGCCGGCAAGGGGTGAAAGTCGTAAGAggtaagaacctcagctccagggtggaagtgctcaatctgcgtaatagcgagaaAACGCGTTACGGGACGCGACAGCGACCCgtgatggtgaaatcggtgtaCACCTCTCGACACCGTTAAGCCATCCAGGCTGATGTTGCGTctttggcttacgccacttatggaatgcccatctagtggggggcaagtcaccgtctggATTTAATACAAAAGATTTCGCCATATTATTTGGCAGGCGTTCCGTTGTTTCagtcaatagcccagcaaccagtccatctagatcccatccatagactaagtataattcccatcttttctgcaaaaGTCCCTGCAACTTGCAAGcttctttggctgtatttcctccataagcaCAGACAAAGAGACTTCTTGCAAGGTGTATAAATCCCAACTAGAGtcatgtatcttaaaggggcctctacgtatTAGATCTATTTCCCCACGTAAGCCTTTCAAAGAGACCGGCTTTTATGCCGTGATTTTCCGCAGGAGGGatacaacttaataataataatgctaatAGGAGAATAATAGATCTCACTTCTTTAGGCGTTGATAAACTATGTATTAAAGATAATGAATGCC
This genomic stretch from Manduca sexta isolate Smith_Timp_Sample1 chromosome 21, JHU_Msex_v1.0, whole genome shotgun sequence harbors:
- the LOC115454046 gene encoding uncharacterized protein LOC115454046 → MASIIHWIATTSDDASHLAPIAVVGGEEIYCNNKQALWVIRAKYECDLIPGELNSQCHTAYVPSDGVAHAVKDIEVCCAPRDKIQWITAGNGEVPPLAVPGGKTASGETLYIGRAKEKNFLIPGKIQPSLGHLYVTFKGKEIAKKYYEVLCTVN